The following are encoded together in the Salvia hispanica cultivar TCC Black 2014 unplaced genomic scaffold, UniMelb_Shisp_WGS_1.0 HiC_scaffold_1496, whole genome shotgun sequence genome:
- the LOC125198471 gene encoding uncharacterized protein LOC125198471: MELRFSNANGKIWIFTDKESTFVIDDDTEQPLHGRILIPRIGKEIAISAIYAKCSRSERYGLWDKLREFAEHTERMPWMIGGEFNTILHPRDRVGSDTNRLPEMVDFAEMAEDCRLIDPGFDGFEYTWAKNTLLERLDRAFINENWTEMFEATRVTNLPRVASDHGPVLARCKLKSTAPKGSSFRFQNMWTRHPQFLALVQSDWEQTTEAGGLLNLRGRDRTRIWFAP, translated from the coding sequence ATGGAATTGAGGTTCTCAAATGCAAACGGGAAGATTTGGATTTTCACAGATAAAGAATCCACCTTTGTGATTGATGATGACACGGAGCAACCCCTCCATGGTCGAATTCTGATCCCTCGGATTGGGAAGGAGATCGCCATCTCGGCCATTTATGCAAAGTGCTCCAGGAGTGAGCGATACGGACTCTGGGACAAGCTTCGAGAATTTGCAGAGCATACTGAGCGGATGCCTTGGATGATTGGAGGCGAATTTAACACTATCCTCCACCCCCGGGACAGAGTTGGTAGCGACACTAATAGACTGCCAGAAATGGTGGACTTTGCAGAAATGGCCGAAGATTGCAGGCTCATTGACCCCGGCTTCGATGGATTTGAGTACACCTGGGCCAAGAACACCCTGCTCGAGAGGCTTGACAGAGcatttattaatgaaaactGGACTGAGATGTTTGAGGCGACGAGAGTTACCAACCTCCCGCGCGTGGCCTCCGACCACGGACCAGTCCTTGCCCGCTGCAAGTTGAAATCAACAGCACCGAAGGGGAGTTCCTTCCGATTCCAAAACATGTGGACCCGCCACCCACAGTTCTTGGCACTGGTTCAGAGCGACTGGGAGCAAACTACAGAGGCGGGTGGATTACTCAACCTTCGGGGGAGGGATAGGACTCGTATTTGGTTTGCCCCATAG